The following proteins come from a genomic window of Musa acuminata AAA Group cultivar baxijiao chromosome BXJ1-7, Cavendish_Baxijiao_AAA, whole genome shotgun sequence:
- the LOC135679127 gene encoding transcription factor MYB106-like, which produces MLHHSHSLCHWHSSSTIKTPLLGLAAGEDLSEMGRSPCCEKIGLKKGPWTPEEDQKLLAYIEKHGHGSWRALPAKAGLQRCGKSCRLRWTNYLRPDIKRGEFSLQEEQTIIQLHALLGNRWSAIATHLPKRTDNEIKNYWNTHLKKRLAKMGIDPCTHKAKIDTLSSANGHPKKVANLSHMAQWESARLEAEARLARESKLRAASNSTILPQQQQMGTSSSSSSTTPLPPAPVNPWLEAWSAKPATQGERIDLESPTSTLSLAENWLPIMASGTELVDGNAPAEAAATHQEGENLEPEDAGWKCVAKDRVDCFTGFSMEAFGSEAPWLSEPYTLQAGYSWGQLGAGFTAMLLGDSGGQNTSDSCVQEEEEEATGLVEREGNKTYWNTILNSVNSSASSNSPPVFYH; this is translated from the exons ATGCTTCACCATTCCCACTCCCTCTGTCACTGGCATTCGAGTTCCACCATAAAGACTCCACTTCTTGGCCTTGCTGCAGGTGAAGATCTGAGTGAGATGGGTCGATCACCTTGCTGTGAGAAGATTGGGCTGAAGAAAGGACCTTGGACTCCCGAGGAAGACCAGAAGCTGCTCGCCTACATTGAGAAGCACGGGCACGGGAGCTGGAGAGCGCTGCCCGCCAAAGCCG GACTGCAGAGGTGTGGGAAGAGTTGCAGGTTGAGGTGGACCAATTACCTTCGGCCGGACATCAAGAGGGGGGAATTCAGCCTCCAGGAGGAGCAGACCATCATCCAACTCCATGCTCTCCTTGGTAACAG GTGGTCCGCAATTGCCACCCATCTACCCAAGAGAACAGACaatgagatcaagaactactggaacacccatCTGAAGAAGCGACTGGCCAAGATGGGAATTGATCCCTGCACCCACAAGGCCAAGATCGACACGCTGAGCTCCGCCAACGGCCACCCCAAGAAGGTTGCCAACCTCAGCCACATGGCTCAGTGGGAGAGCGCACGCCTCGAAGCCGAGGCCCGCCTCGCGAGGGAGTCGAAGCTCCGTGCAGCATCCAATTCCACAATCCTaccgcagcagcagcagatgggaacctcttcttcctcatcctccaCGACCCCACTGCCGCCAGCTCCTGTCAACCCATGGCTGGAAGCCTGGTCCGCGAAGCCGGCTACTCAGGGCGAAAGGATCGACCTGGAGTCGCCCACCTCCACGTTGAGCTTGGCGGAGAACTGGCTGCCGATCATGGCGTCAGGCACTGAGCTGGTGGACGGCAATGCACCGGCCGAGGCAGCGGCGACCCATCAAGAAGGTGAGAATCTGGAGCCAGAAGACGCGGGGTGGAAATGCGTAGCGAAGGATAGGGTGGACTGCTTCACAGGTTTCTCCATGGAGGCCTTCGGCAGCGAGGCGCCATGGCTTTCGGAACCATACACTTTGCAAGCAGGGTATTCATGGGGCCAATTAGGAGCAGGTTTCACTGCAATGCTGCTGGGTGACTCCGGGGGCCAGAATACTTCCGACTCCTGCGtccaagaggaagaggaggaggcgacCGGACTAGTGGAGCGAGAGGGGAACAAGACCTACTGGAACACCATTCTCAACTCGGTCAACTCTTCGGCCTCCTCCAACTCTCCCCCGGTATTCTACCACTGA